The segment GACTCGACCTTCACGCTCACGAAGCGGATGATCCCGACCGTGATCGACACCCTCGCCGAGGTGGAATTCCACACCGAGGAGATCCGGGCGGAAGACCTGGTGCACGAGGGCTTCGCCGGCGTGCTGTGCGTGGAGACGGGCGGACCGCCGGCCGGCACCGGGTGCGGCGGCTACGTCGTGGGACAGACGGTGAAGCTGCTGAAGCAGCACCATCTGTTCGAGGAGACGGACGTCGTGGTCTTCGATGTCCTGGGTGACGTGGTGTGCGGTGGCTTCGCGGCTCCGCTGCAGCACGCCGACCGGGCGTTCATCGTCACGGCCAACGACTTCGACTCGATCTTCGCCATGAACCGGATCCTGGCCGCGATCCAGTCCAAGGCCAAGAACTACAACGTCCGCCTGGGCGGTGTGGTGGCCAACCGGAGTGACGCCACGGACCAGATCGACCGGTTCAACGAACGCGTGGGCATGCAGACCATGGCGGTCTTCCCCCAACTGGACGCCATCCGGCGCAGCCGTCTCAAGAAGTGCACGATGTTCGAGATGGAGGATTCGGACGAGGTGCTCGCCGTGCGGCAGACATACACCGACCTGGCCAGTCGCGTCCTGGAAGGCGGGACCGGCTTCACGCCAGCGCCGATGGCGGACAA is part of the Gemmatimonadota bacterium genome and harbors:
- the bchL gene encoding ferredoxin:protochlorophyllide reductase (ATP-dependent) iron-sulfur ATP-binding protein, yielding MTRLPVLNETAPAQGDGEGSLQVHMDDKDKIDGAMVLAVYGKGGIGKSTTASNLSAALALSGKRVLQVGCDPKHDSTFTLTKRMIPTVIDTLAEVEFHTEEIRAEDLVHEGFAGVLCVETGGPPAGTGCGGYVVGQTVKLLKQHHLFEETDVVVFDVLGDVVCGGFAAPLQHADRAFIVTANDFDSIFAMNRILAAIQSKAKNYNVRLGGVVANRSDATDQIDRFNERVGMQTMAVFPQLDAIRRSRLKKCTMFEMEDSDEVLAVRQTYTDLASRVLEGGTGFTPAPMADNDIFNLLGFD